A portion of the Manihot esculenta cultivar AM560-2 chromosome 2, M.esculenta_v8, whole genome shotgun sequence genome contains these proteins:
- the LOC110609680 gene encoding crooked neck-like protein 1: MSSAKDADPSLGYLTRKDTEVKLPRPTRVKNKTPAPIQITAEQILREARERQEAEIRPPKQKITDSTELADYRLRKRKEFEDLIRRVRWNISVWIKYAQWEESQKDFNRARSVWERALEVDYRNHTLWLKYAEVEMKNKFINHARNVWDRAVTLLPRVDQLWYKYIHMEEMLGNVAGARQIFERWMGWMPDQQGWLSYIKFELRYNEIERARGIFERFVQCHPKVSAWIRYAKFEMKNGEVARARNVYERAVEKLADDEEAEQLFVAFAEFEERCKESERARCIYKFALDHIPKGRAEDLYRKFVAFEKQYGDKEGIEDAIVGKRRFQYEDEVRKNPLNYDSWFDYIRLEESVGNKERIREVYERAIANVPPAEEKRYWQRYIYLWINYALYEELDAEDIERTRDVYRECMNLIPHKKFSFAKIWLLAAQFEIRQLNLKSARQILGNAIGKAPKDKIFKKYIEIELQLGNIDRCRKLYEKYLDWSPENCYAWSKYAELERSLSETERARSIFELAIAQPALDMPELLWKAYIDFEISEGEYERTRQLYERLLDRTKHLKVWISYAKFEAAAMEEIVEGADSLEEQKKKCIQNARRVFEKAINYFRTSAPELKEERAMLLEEWLNMESSFGELGDVGLVQPKLPKKLKKRRPIASEDGLAGLEEYIEYIFPEETQAPNLKILEAAYRWKKQKLSTED; this comes from the exons ATGTCTTCAGCGAAGGATGCCGATCCTTCTCTGGGTTACCTGACCCGGAAAGATACCGAAGTGAAGCTTCCTCGGCCAACGCGGGTGAAAAACAAAACACCGGCCCCCATTCAGATTACCGCAGAGCAGATACTGCGCGAGGCAAGGGAACGTCAGGAAGCTGAAATCCGGCCTCCCAAGCAGAAGATCACAGACTCAACTGAGCTCGCTGACTATCGACTTCGCAAAAGGAAGGAGTTTGAAGACCTAATCAGACGGGTTCGATGGAATATTAGTGTATGGATTAAATACGCACAGTGGGAGGAGTCACAAAAAGACTTCAATAGAGCTCGTTCGGTTTGGGAACGAGCACTGGAGGTTGATTACCGGAATCACACGCTATGGCTCAAATATGCGGAGGTGGAGATGAAGAACAAGTTCATAAATCATGCCAGGAATGTGTGGGATCGTGCTGTTACGCTTTTGCCCCGTGTGGATCAGTTGTGGTACAAGTACATTCACATGGAGGAGATGCTTGGAAATGTGGCCGGGGCTAGACAGATCTTTGAAAGATGGATGGGTTGGATGCCTGACCAACAAGGGTGGCTTTCTTATATCAAATTTGAACTGAGGTACAATGAAATTGAACGTGCAAGAGGAATTTTTGAACGTTTTGTTCAGTGTCACCCGAAGGTCAGTGCATGGATTCGGTATGCTAAGTTTGAGATGAAGAATGGGGAAGTTGCGAGGGCTAGGAATGTATATGAAAGGGCGGTTGAGAAATTGGCTGATGATGAGGAGGCAGAGCAGTTGTTTGTGGCTTTTGCTGAGTTTGAGGAGCGGTGCAAAGAGTCAGAGCGTGCTCGGTGTATTTATAAGTTTGCACTGGACCATATACCGAAAGGGAGGGCGGAGGATTTGTATAGGAAGTTTGTTGCGTTTGAGAAGCAGTACGGGGACAAGGAAGGAATTGAAGATGCAATAGTGGGGAAGAGGAGGTTTCAGTATGAGGATGAAGTGAGGAAGAACCCATTGAATTATGATTCGTGGTTTGATTATATTAGGTTGGAGGAGAGCGTTGGGAATAAGGAGAGGATTAGGGAAGTTTATGAGCGTGCAATTGCAAATGTCCCTCCAGCTGAGGAGAAGAGATATTGGCAGAGATACATATACCTGTG GATTAATTATGCTCTCTACGAAGAACTTGACGCTGAAGATATTGAGAGAACACGGGATGTTTACAG GGAATGCATGAACCTAATTCCTCATAAGAAGTTTTCATTTGCAAAAATATGGCTTTTAGCTGCCCAATTTGAAATTCGACAATTGAATCTCAAGAGTGCTCGACAAATTTTAGGCAATGCCATTGGTAAAGCTCCCAAAGATAAG ATTTTCAAGAAATATATTGAGATAGAGCTGCAACTTGGTAATATTGATCGCTGTCGAAAGCTTTATGAGAAATATTTAGATTGGTCACCTGAAAATTGTTATGCTTGGAGCAAATACGCGGAGCTGGAAAGATCTCTGTCTGAAACTGAACGGGCACGATCAATTTTTGAGCTTGCAATAGCACAGCCAGCCTTGGACATGCCAGAGTTGTTATGGAAG GCATATATTGATTTTGAAATATCCGAAGGTGAATACGAGAGAACAAGACAGCTTTATGAGAGACTATTGGACCGAACAAAGCATTTAAAGGTTTGGATTAGTTATGCCAAATTTGAGGCAGCTGCCATGGAAGAGATTGTTGAGGGTGCAGATTCATTGGAAGAACAGAAGAAAAAGTGTATTCAAAATGCAAGAA GGGTATTTGAGAAAGCCATTAACTATTTCAGAACGTCAGCACCTGAATTGAAGGAGGAACGTGCTATGCTTTTGGAAGAATGGTTGAACATGGAGAGTAGTTTTGGGGAGTTAGGTGATGTTGGCTTAGTCCAGCCTAAGCTGCCTAAGAAGCTCAAAAAGAGGAGGCCAATTGCCTCAGAAGATGGTCTGGCTGG GTTGGAGGAATATATAGAGTACATATTCCCAGAAGAAACTCAGGCCCCAAATCTAAAAATCTTGGAAGCTGCATATCGCTGGAAGAAGCAAAAGCTGTCTACCGAGGATTAA
- the LOC110609681 gene encoding crooked neck-like protein 1, with translation MSSAKDADPSLGYLTRKDTEVKLPRPTRVKNKTPAPIQITAEQILREARERQEAEIRPPKQKITDSTELADYRLRKRKEFEDLIRRVRWNISVWIKYAQWEESQKDFNRARSVWERALEVDYRNHTLWLKYAEVEMKNKFINHARNVWDRAVTLLPRVDQLWYKYIHMEEMLGNVAGARQIFERWMGWMPDQQGWLSYIKFELRYNEIERARGIFERFVQCHPKVSAWIRYAKFEMKNGEVARARNVYERAVEKMADDEEAEQLFVAFAEFEERCKESERARCIYKFALDHIPKGRAEDLYRKFVAFEKQYGDKEGIEDAIVGKRRFQYEDEVRKNPLNYDSWFDYIRLEESVGNKERIREVYERAIANVPPAEEKRYWQRYIYLWINYALYEELDAEDIERTRDVYGECLNLIPHKKFSFAKIWLLAAQFEIRQLNLKSARQILGNAIGKAPKDKIFKKYIEIELQLGNIDRCRKLYEKYLEWSPENCYAWSKYAELERSLSETERARSIFELAIAQPALDMPELLWKAYIDFEISEGEYERTRQLYERLLDRTKHLKVWISYAKFEAAAMEEIVEGADSLEEQKKKCIQNARRVFEKAINYFRTSAPELKEERAMLLEEWLNMESSFGELGDVGLVQPKLPKKLKKRRPIASEDGLAGLEEYIEYIFPEETQAPNLKILEAAYRWKKQKLSTED, from the exons ATGTCTTCAGCGAAGGATGCCGATCCTTCTCTGGGTTACCTGACCCGGAAAGATACCGAAGTGAAGCTTCCTCGGCCAACGCGGGTGAAAAACAAAACACCGGCCCCCATTCAGATTACCGCAGAGCAGATACTGCGCGAGGCACGGGAACGTCAGGAAGCTGAAATCCGGCCTCCCAAGCAGAAGATCACAGACTCAACTGAGCTCGCTGACTATCGACTTCGCAAAAGGAAGGAGTTTGAAGACCTAATCAGACGGGTTCGATGGAATATTAGTGTATGGATTAAATACGCACAGTGGGAGGAGTCACAAAAAGACTTCAATAGAGCTCGTTCGGTTTGGGAACGAGCACTGGAGGTTGATTACAGGAATCACACGCTATGGCTCAAATATGCGGAGGTGGAGATGAAGAACAAGTTCATAAATCATGCCAGGAATGTATGGGATCGTGCTGTTACGCTTTTGCCCCGTGTGGATCAGTTGTGGTACAAGTACATTCACATGGAGGAGATGCTTGGAAATGTGGCCGGGGCTAGACAGATCTTTGAAAGATGGATGGGTTGGATGCCTGACCAACAAGGGTGGCTTTCTTATATCAAATTTGAACTGAGGTACAATGAAATTGAACGTGCAAGAGGAATTTTTGAACGTTTTGTTCAGTGTCACCCGAAGGTCAGTGCATGGATTCGGTACGCTAAGTTTGAGATGAAGAATGGGGAAGTTGCGAGGGCTAGGAATGTGTATGAAAGGGCGGTTGAGAAAATGGCTGATGATGAGGAGGCAGAGCAGTTGTTTGTGGCTTTTGCTGAGTTTGAGGAGCGGTGCAAAGAGTCAGAGCGTGCTCGGTGTATTTATAAGTTTGCACTGGACCATATACCGAAAGGGAGGGCGGAGGATTTGTATAGGAAGTTTGTTGCTTTTGAGAAGCAGTACGGGGACAAGGAAGGAATTGAAGATGCAATAGTGGGGAAGAGGAGGTTTCAGTATGAGGATGAAGTGAGGAAGAACCCATTGAATTATGATTCGTGGTTTGATTATATTAGGTTGGAGGAGAGCGTTGGGAATAAGGAGAGGATTAGGGAAGTTTATGAGCGTGCAATTGCAAATGTCCCTCCAGCTGAGGAGAAGAGATATTGGCAGAGATACATATACCTGTG GATTAATTATGCTCTCTACGAAGAACTTGACGCTGAAGATATTGAGAGAACACGGGATGTTTACGG GGAATGCCTGAACCTAATTCCTCATAAGAAGTTTTCATTTGCAAAAATATGGCTTCTGGCTGCCCAATTTGAAATTCGACAATTGAATCTCAAGAGTGCTCGACAAATTTTAGGCAATGCCATTGGTAAAGCTCCCAAAGATAAG ATTTTCAAGAAATATATTGAGATAGAGCTGCAACTTGGTAATATTGATCGCTGTCGAAAGCTTTATGAGAAATATTTAGAGTGGTCACCTGAAAATTGTTATGCTTGGAGTAAATACGCGGAGCTGGAAAGATCTCTGTCTGAAACTGAACGGGCACGATCAATTTTTGAGCTTGCAATAGCACAGCCAGCCTTGGACATGCCAGAGTTGTTATGGAAG GCATATATTGATTTTGAAATATCCGAAGGTGAATACGAGAGAACAAGACAGCTTTATGAGAGACTATTGGACCGAACAAAGCATTTAAAGGTTTGGATTAGTTATGCTAAATTTGAGGCAGCTGCCATGGAAGAGATTGTTGAGGGTGCAGATTCATTGGAAGAACAGAAGAAAAAGTGTATTCAAAATGCAAGAA GGGTATTTGAGAAAGCCATTAACTATTTCAGAACGTCAGCACCGGAATTGAAGGAGGAACGTGCTATGCTTTTGGAAGAATGGTTGAACATGGAGAGTAGTTTTGGGGAGTTAGGTGATGTTGGCTTAGTCCAGCCTAAGCTGCCTAAGAAGCTCAAAAAGAGGAGGCCAATTGCTTCAGAAGATGGTCTGGCTGG GTTGGAGGAATATATAGAGTACATATTCCCAGAAGAAACTCAGGCCCCAAATCTAAAGATCTTGGAAGCTGCATATCGCTGGAAGAAGCAAAAGCTGTCTACCGAGGATTAA